Proteins encoded within one genomic window of Pseudomonas cannabina:
- a CDS encoding TolC family outer membrane protein, whose protein sequence is MSAYPLKAALLTAILLGGLLGAVSASHAMGPFEVYELALHNDPTFLGAIKERDAGLENRVIGRAGLLSRVSYTYNKGRNDSRATLKGGREDTTDHRHYNSFGSSLTIQQPLIDYEAYANYRKGVAQALFADETFRSKSQELLVRVLTLYTQALFAQDQINIARAKQQAFERQFAQNRQMFQQGEGTRTDILEAESRNELAIAEQIEATDEQDAALRELGALLGEPGIDVARLEPLKDSFQALVLAPSSDTEWHALALANSPILASQRQSLEVARYEVERNRAGHLPTVNAYASIRQNESDSGNTYNQRYDTNTVGIELSLPLYAGGGTSASVRQANSKREQAEYELEGKTRETLIEVRRQFNACASGVSKLRAYQKALVSAQALVESTRQSILGGERVNLDALNAEQQLYSTRRDLAKTRYDYLMAWIKLHYYAGTLRDTDLAHIDDAFVLSR, encoded by the coding sequence ATGTCTGCTTATCCTCTGAAAGCCGCTTTACTGACGGCCATTTTGCTGGGCGGGCTGCTGGGTGCGGTTTCCGCCAGCCATGCGATGGGCCCGTTCGAGGTCTACGAGCTGGCGCTGCACAACGATCCGACCTTCCTCGGCGCGATCAAGGAGCGTGACGCAGGGCTGGAAAACCGCGTGATCGGGCGTGCCGGATTGTTGTCTCGTGTTTCGTACACGTACAACAAGGGTCGCAACGACTCCAGGGCCACCCTCAAGGGCGGCCGCGAAGACACCACGGATCATCGCCATTACAACAGCTTCGGTTCGAGCCTGACGATTCAACAGCCGCTGATCGACTATGAGGCCTACGCCAATTACCGCAAGGGCGTGGCTCAGGCGCTGTTTGCCGACGAGACCTTTCGCAGCAAGAGTCAGGAATTGCTGGTGCGGGTCCTGACGTTGTACACCCAGGCCCTGTTCGCTCAGGACCAGATCAACATCGCCCGTGCCAAACAACAGGCCTTCGAGCGTCAGTTTGCGCAGAACCGGCAGATGTTTCAGCAGGGTGAGGGCACACGCACCGATATTCTCGAAGCGGAATCGCGCAATGAGCTGGCGATTGCCGAGCAGATCGAAGCGACTGACGAGCAGGACGCGGCCTTGCGCGAGCTTGGCGCGTTGCTGGGAGAGCCGGGCATTGACGTTGCTCGGCTGGAGCCGCTGAAAGACAGTTTTCAGGCCTTGGTGCTGGCACCCTCCAGTGATACCGAATGGCATGCATTGGCCTTGGCCAACAGCCCGATTCTGGCGTCGCAGCGTCAGTCGCTGGAAGTAGCGCGGTATGAGGTGGAGCGCAATCGCGCCGGTCATTTACCGACGGTCAATGCTTACGCGAGCATTCGTCAGAACGAGTCCGACAGCGGCAATACCTATAATCAGCGTTACGACACCAACACCGTCGGCATCGAACTCAGCCTGCCGCTGTACGCCGGGGGCGGTACCAGTGCCTCGGTGCGTCAGGCCAACAGCAAGCGTGAGCAGGCCGAATACGAGCTGGAGGGCAAGACTCGCGAAACCCTGATCGAGGTACGGCGGCAGTTCAATGCCTGCGCGTCGGGTGTGAGCAAGCTGCGGGCTTATCAGAAAGCGCTGGTCTCGGCGCAGGCGCTGGTCGAGTCCACGCGGCAGAGCATTCTCGGCGGCGAGCGCGTCAATCTGGATGCGCTCAACGCCGAGCAGCAGCTTTACAGCACTCGGCGCGACCTGGCAAAGACCCGCTATGACTACTTGATGGCGTGGATCAAGTTACATTACTACGCAGGCACCTTGCGCGACACCGACCTGGCACATATCGACGACGCGTTCGTGTTGTCGCGCTGA
- the solA gene encoding N-methyl-L-tryptophan oxidase translates to MDQRCKVAVLGLGAMGAATVYQLTRAGIDVIGIDRHDPPHTYGSSHGDTRITRLSVGEGPQYLPLVRRSHDIWRELEALTGESLFEQCGVLVMTSSPSYDPADSKDFTHMTIALARAYGVEHEVLDAAAIRERFPQFSFVLDTAVGYFEPAGGFVRPERCIAAQLKLARQHGARLLTGETVLQLQNHGEQVQITTDQRTIIADKVVVSAGMWSSELLGAPFSDLLRVCRQKLFWFGLQEDARFAPASPSFILTHGPGEVDVSYGFPPLHGEHSMKIATEQYQDVSMPGTLDRTISTQEEQEMFRTQVQGKVAGLTPTVVKSSVCAYTVTPDYHFIIDEHPQLKNVTVVSACSGHGFKHSAGLGLALAQRCIHGESEADLSAFSLQRFATTV, encoded by the coding sequence ATGGATCAGCGTTGCAAGGTGGCCGTGCTTGGCCTGGGTGCCATGGGTGCGGCCACTGTCTATCAACTGACCAGGGCCGGAATCGACGTAATCGGCATTGACCGACATGATCCGCCGCATACGTATGGCTCCAGCCATGGTGATACGCGCATCACGCGTCTGTCAGTGGGTGAGGGTCCGCAGTATCTGCCGTTGGTACGCCGTTCGCACGACATCTGGCGTGAGCTGGAGGCGCTGACTGGTGAATCGCTGTTCGAGCAGTGCGGAGTGCTGGTGATGACGTCCAGCCCGAGTTACGACCCTGCGGACAGCAAAGACTTCACCCACATGACCATTGCGCTGGCGCGTGCGTATGGCGTCGAGCACGAGGTCCTCGATGCGGCTGCCATCCGCGAACGCTTCCCGCAGTTCTCCTTCGTGCTGGACACCGCCGTCGGCTACTTTGAACCGGCAGGCGGCTTTGTCCGGCCGGAGCGCTGCATCGCTGCGCAACTCAAGCTGGCCAGGCAGCACGGCGCGCGACTGCTGACCGGTGAAACGGTCTTGCAATTGCAGAACCACGGTGAACAGGTGCAGATAACCACTGACCAGCGCACGATCATTGCCGACAAGGTGGTGGTCAGCGCCGGCATGTGGTCGTCTGAACTGCTGGGCGCCCCTTTCAGCGATTTGCTCAGGGTCTGTCGGCAAAAGCTGTTCTGGTTCGGGTTACAGGAAGACGCGCGCTTCGCACCGGCCTCGCCGAGCTTCATCCTGACCCACGGGCCGGGCGAAGTTGACGTCAGCTACGGTTTTCCGCCACTGCACGGCGAACACAGCATGAAAATCGCCACTGAACAGTACCAGGACGTGTCGATGCCGGGCACGCTGGATCGCACCATCTCGACGCAGGAGGAACAGGAGATGTTTCGGACCCAGGTACAGGGAAAGGTCGCCGGACTGACGCCGACAGTGGTCAAGTCATCGGTATGTGCCTATACCGTCACGCCGGATTACCACTTCATCATTGACGAGCATCCGCAGCTGAAAAACGTGACCGTGGTCTCAGCCTGCTCCGGTCACGGCTTCAAGCACTCGGCCGGACTCGGGCTGGCGCTGGCGCAGCGCTGCATTCACGGCGAGAGCGAGGCAGACCTTTCGGCGTTCTCGCTGCAACGCTTCGCCACAACGGTGTAA